The window CGTTTTCTGTAGAATAGCGTGCAATAACTTGATTATCTCGTATCGCTAATATTCCATTTTTAAAGGTACCAACCCAAACGATGCCGTCTGCAGTTTCTGTAATAGAGATAGCCGAAATTTCTTTACCTTCATATTGTATGGTTGTCGCTTTTAAAGCATCATCTAACACTAATAAATTATCTACAAAACCAATAAAAACAGTATTATTTCTAGAACTAGCATGTGTAGTATACACTCGTTTATCTCTTGAATATATTTTTACTATTTCAGAATCTTCATTTAAAAAACACAATCTTATGTACGTTCCAAACAATGTTGTATTTGCATCTAAACGAGAAAAACTTTTTACACCTTTAAAATCTCCTTTTCTTGTTGCCAACAAGGAGTTATTATTTACAAAATAAGAACCATCATCTGTACTAACATAACTATGTGTTCGCTTTGGGTTATATTGAATAGCAGATACTTTATTATTTAAAAAAGAAGATGTTTTGTAAGCAGAAGTATTTACATTAAGGAAACCTACTTGTCCCGCTTTAGAGCCAAAAAAGACTACGGAATCATTTACTTTGTTAATAGCCATGATATCGTTGCTTTTTTCAGGCAACATATGCTTTACCACTTCAATATTAGGTATTAAATAAATACCATTGGCAAGTGTGGTTACCCAATAATTATGATCTTTATCTATAAGAACATCCGTAACTATTTCCTCTTTTAAAATTTGTCTTTTTAGCTGGAATTCTTCTTTATCATTTTCATAAATAAAAATTCCTTTATTGGTTAAAACCCATAAATCATTATGAATTACTTTTATAGAAATAATTCTTAGATCTGTTAAAAGTTCTAATCCTTTAATTAAGGTAGTAGTGCCTGCTTTTAGGTTTATACTTCTAAATGTATTTTTAAAATGAAACTGTTGTGAAAAAAATAAAGTACCGTTTAATTCAAACACATACGTTTGTCCTTGTGCTGTAGATAGTCCGTTAGCATCTCTATAATTAACATTAAACAAAAAATCACGGGTCTCTTTTAGGTCTTTATCTAAGATTTTAATGGTCTTAAAACTCATAATTAGATATGCGTCTTTTAAGGATAACAATTGATTTCCTCCTTCGTCAATTATCTGTTTTAAAAGAATCTTCTTGGACAATAAATCAACAACATAAAAAGCCCTATTAGTAGTGATTAAAACCTTATTATTATTCACTTCAAAATTTGCAAGCTGCCCTTTTAATTCTTCTTTTAAATCTATAAAAGTAACTAGTTGATTATTTTCAACATAAAAGAATTGTCCTGAAATATTGGTACACCAAACGCGTCCTTGCGCATCTTCAAAAAGTCCAAAAACCGACAAGCCTCGTTTTTCTGGATTGGAATATTGTGTATAGGTTATACCATCATATCGATACAAACCACTATCGGAAGCGAGCCAAATAAAACCTTTAGGATCTTCTAAAATACCATAGAATTCAATATCTGGTAACCCATCTTTTTCAGTAATATGAATAGACACAGGCTCTTGCGCATAGGTTATGCGGAAAAACAACAGAAAGAATATAAAAAGTAGGTTTTTATTCAAGATCTAGGAATTGTAGATAAAGCTACAATAAAATATACTTTAAAAGTATATATCTAACTCTTAAAAAAATATTTCTATTATAGAATCGTTATTAAGGAATAAAAAAGGCTACCCTATATTCTGAACAATGGTCAAGAATTCTTCTTTTTTATCATTAGAAATAGATACGGTTTTATCATTTTCCATGACAATATATCCACCTTCTTTTTTAATATATTCTTTGATATAGGAAAGATTTATAAGGTGGGAACGGTGTGGACGATAGAATGTCTTTAGTTCCTGAAGAATATCTACAAAAAATTTCAATGGCTTACTTACCAAAATGCTACCATAAGTAACCGTAGAAACATTGGTGTACATTCCATCTGCTTCTAGCATAATAATATCTGTAAAATTAACAAACTTAATCCCATCTGCATTTGGCAATC is drawn from Lacinutrix sp. WUR7 and contains these coding sequences:
- a CDS encoding histidine kinase, with protein sequence MNKNLLFIFFLLFFRITYAQEPVSIHITEKDGLPDIEFYGILEDPKGFIWLASDSGLYRYDGITYTQYSNPEKRGLSVFGLFEDAQGRVWCTNISGQFFYVENNQLVTFIDLKEELKGQLANFEVNNNKVLITTNRAFYVVDLLSKKILLKQIIDEGGNQLLSLKDAYLIMSFKTIKILDKDLKETRDFLFNVNYRDANGLSTAQGQTYVFELNGTLFFSQQFHFKNTFRSINLKAGTTTLIKGLELLTDLRIISIKVIHNDLWVLTNKGIFIYENDKEEFQLKRQILKEEIVTDVLIDKDHNYWVTTLANGIYLIPNIEVVKHMLPEKSNDIMAINKVNDSVVFFGSKAGQVGFLNVNTSAYKTSSFLNNKVSAIQYNPKRTHSYVSTDDGSYFVNNNSLLATRKGDFKGVKSFSRLDANTTLFGTYIRLCFLNEDSEIVKIYSRDKRVYTTHASSRNNTVFIGFVDNLLVLDDALKATTIQYEGKEISAISITETADGIVWVGTFKNGILAIRDNQVIARYSTENGLLSNQITYLKGNQNSVWIATPNGLQLFNADLKTFKNLTETDGILSYKISGIEILKNQVVLSSNKGVFSFDKDKVFKTISFPEIYFTDIKINEKSVELTTDYDLDYNQNAIQFGFNVNGILYNKNKTYQYRLLGYNENWITTDLDINSIKYSSLPAGKYTFQVRPTNDKEVSDNGIKSIKLHIKLPFWKKWWFILFYSLSIISLIVFYYKRKLKNKEKAKQLEIKQLSLDNELIALKLENLRSQMNPHFIFNALNSIQDYIVLNKSRLASEYLGKFADLIRTYLSHSTRGKITLQEEINCLEMYLELEKLRFEDKLSYAITATGDLNPNLVYIPTMLIQPYVENALKHGLLHRKTDRKLEISFHIHLATNTIKCVIIDNGVGREQADKIKNRGRKKHASFATKATQDRLALLNYGKEKQVGVTIIDLFDGENPIGTQVDVIIPFTID